The DNA sequence AACAAAGCGTTGCCAAAAGAATATAGAACCTTAAAAATATTATTAATACTCCGGCATAGCTGCATACACAGCGCCGACAAATGCAAAAACCCGTCCAAGAGAATGCACTGATTGGTTCAGTGCATTCTCTTGGACGGGTTTTTGCATATCATCAAGACCTTTTTAAAGACTGTAGAGCTTAATCTGCCACCTGTGCTATTGCTTCGATCTCACACAAAGCACCCTTTGGCAGGGCTTTTACAGCAACACAGCTGCGTGCCGGCTTGGAGGTGAAATATTTGGCATAGACCTCATTGAAGGATGCGAAATCTTCCATGTTTGCAATATAGCAGGTTGTTTTGATCACCTGCTCAAAAGAACTGCCCGCAGCTTGCAAAACAGCACCGACATTTTTGCAGCTTTGTTCGGTTTGAGCGGCTATTCCCTCCAATATATTCCCGGAAACAGGATCTGTGGGGAGCTGCCCGGAAGTATAGACCAATTCTCCCACTACATAGCCTTGAGAATATGGGCCAATCGCACACGGCGCATTGGGAGTGGATACGATTTTCATGTTGCCTTTCCCCTTAATTAAAGATATTACCTACCACTTGGAAGCCGAATCGCATGATGGCCCCGGAACCTAAAGCAGCAACGCCGCAAGCTGGCTGCTATCGGGGATATCCCCTGCGCTTTTGCCGTAATGAACATGAAGCAGCTGGCCCTCACGATTTGCAACAAACAAAGCGGGCAGCTGAAGCTCTTCCCCTTCGTAATCACCATGCTTGATTCCACGGGCGCTGCTTTTTACAATTTTCCCTACTGTTTTAAAATCCAGCATGCCCAAAGTTGCCGAAGCCTTGCCGATCCCGAGCATCGAATACAATGCGCCGTTGGGATCACAGATAATATCAAACGGCAATTCTCCCAGAGAAAGCTGTGCTGCGAGCTTATCAGGGGAAGACTGCAACACAATGAGGATTGCTGTATCCTCGGCAACGATTTGATCGTAGTTTTGTGCGATTTCCTGGATATCCAGCTGGCAAATCGGGCACCCATAATACCGCAGAAACAATATTGCGGTCTTCCGGTTTGCACGCAGCGTGTGGCTCAGCTTTAACCCTGATGCAAAAGGTGTTTGATATTCAAAATCCGGCATGCACTTTCCTGCTGTGAGCTGGCTATTTACTTTCATATCCTTATTCATCGGCCACCGTTGCCGCAAGAGCTGCCTGGGCATGTCTAAGGATGAAAAGGTGCGGCTCATACACAAGCTGAGCGATATGGGAATCATGTCAATGCGTGGGGCCGCAGAAGCGATTATGGAGAAAATCAGCATTTCTAAAACCACTTTATACCGGTATCTTGGTGAATCCGCTAAGTGAAGGCTTGCTGTGGAATATAGCAAATATAAGCGGTGTTTTTAAGGCCGCAACAAAAAAGTGAGAACCTCCAGCTCAACCGGAGGTTCTCACTTTTTTAAATCATTCTTCTTTTGGGCAGTTTCTATCGGATATGCTTTACCGCTGCGCTCTGCACAGCAAGGCCCTGCCTATAGCGCAAAAGATATTCTGCGAAACCCTGCACATCACGTTCCATAGGCTCAACACAGGTGACTTGGGTATCCGCAAAAATCTGTTCCTGCAAATATTGCTCCAAGGGTAAGGCCGAAGCATGGCCAGAAGCAAGATAAGCGGCCAGCAGGGCAATGCCCCATGCTCCACCCTCGCTTGCGCCGGACATCACCGCCACAGGCGCATTCAGTGCTCCCGCCATTAGCTGCTGCCCGACACGCTCGGTCTTGAACAGCCCGCCATGGCCCATCATTCGTGTCAGACGAACCTTTTCTTGCTCGGTTAAAATATCCATTCCGATACGCAGCACAGCCATGGTGGAAAATAAAATGCTGCGCATAAAATTAGGCAAGTTAAAGGCCGCATCCGGCAGACGTGCAAAGAGGGGTCTCCCCTCCTCCAGGGCTGTGATCGGCTCACCGGAGTAATAGTTGTAGCTCAAAAGTCCGCCGCAATCCGGGTCGCCCTGCAGAGCAGTCTCATAGAGCAAATCATAAAGCCGGGGCTTGCTGATCTGCGCACCGGATAAATCAAGCACCTGACGAAACAGCTTGATCCATGCATCCAAATCGCCGGTGCAGTTGTTGGCATGCACCATGGCAACGTTTCGGCCTGCGGGTGTTGCCACAAGATCAATCTCGGGATACATCCGGCTCAGGGGGCCATCCAGCACCAGCATAGCGAAGATGGATGTCCCAGCCGATACATTCCCCGTTCCGGAAGAAACACTGTTTGTCGCCACCATACCGGTGCCCGCATCCCCCTCGGGAGGGCAAAACGGAATACCCGCCCGCAAGGAACCGGATGGATCAAGAAGCCTTGCCCCCGCATCGGTTAAGGCTCCGCCGCTTTGCCCGGCTGTGAGCACACGGGGCAAAACCTGCTCCAGCTTAAAGGAATAACCCCGTTCTGCCAGAATGCGGTCGTAAGTATCCACCATAGAAGCGCTGTAGCCACCGGTTGCATCGTCCACAGGGAACATGCCGGAGGCATCACCAATACCGAGCACCTTTTCGCCGGTCAGCTGCCAATGCACATAACCGGCCAGTGTGGTTAAATAAGAAAGCTCGGCCACATGTTCCTCACCATCCAGCACCACCTGATGCAGGTGGGCAATGCTCCACCTCAGGGGGATATTAAAGGCAAAGGCTTTGGTGAGCTGCTCCGCCGCCTGCTCGGTTGTTGTGTTCCGCCACGTGCGAAAGGCCGCCAACTGCTTCCCTTCGCAATCAAAAGGCAGGTAGCCGTGCATCATGGCGGAGATGCCCATGCTTCCGATTTGAGAAAGCGCTGTGCTGTATTGCTTCTGTACATCCTCAGCCAAATCGGCATAACAGTGCCGCAGGCCGTTCCAAACATCGTCCATGCTGTATGTCCACATGCCATTGATCAACTGATTTTCCCAATCAAAGCTTCCACTGGCAAGAGGGGTGCCGTTCCAGTCAATCAAAACCGCTTTGATCCGGGTGGAGCCAAGCTCAATACCAAGGGAAGTCTGCCCCGCCTCAATATGCTGCTTTGCATTTGCCGCCATACCCGCTGCCTCCTTACTTTATTTTCATCCGGCAGGTGCACCAATGCAGACCTGCACCTTATTCATAGAGTGGGCCATATAGAGCACAGGCTCTGTAATCGGCACCAACGGGATCGGTGGCACCAAAAGCACCCCATGCATGGGGACGGAACAGTGCTTCCTCCGAAAGGTTATGCAGGCTTACGGGAATGCGCAGCATGCTGGCAAGGGTCACCAAATCCGCCCCTACATGTCCGTGGGCGAAAGCGGCGTGGTTGCTGCCCCATGCGGCCATCAGACCGTATACATCCTTGCAGGGGCCATTCTCTGTCAAGCGGGGCGTAAACCAAGTGGTTGGCCAAGTGGGATCAGTACGCTGATCCAGCACCTGATGCACCCCGTCCGGCAGCACAACGCTCCAACCCTCAACAATTTGAATGGTAGCCCCAATGCCTGCGACAAGGTTGAGGCGAATCATGGTCAGCGGCATTTCAGCCTGTGTTTTGAAATGGCTGGAAAAACCGCCGCCGGGGAAATAATCCAGTGCAGCCGGGCACCAGTCGGTGGCTTTAAGGCAGGCATCAACATCCTCATCCTGCATTTCCCACCATTTTTTCATCACACCATTGCCGTTTTCATCCTTGGAGGCACCGGTGGCATCCAGCGCAGCGGAGCCGCTGTTGATCATATGTATAGATCCGTTTGCCGCTCTATCCTGTGGGGTCCATCCGGTAACACGCTCAATGGCATCGGGGCTCCAATAGGTGCGGACATCGGCAAACAGGCTTGCCTTTCCGGTCAGCAGATTGGCAAAGAGCATGCTGATGCCGTTGCTGCTGTCGTTCTCGGTTGCAAAAATAAGGGGTGCTCTTTTCCCGTTCCAATCAAAGCTGGTGTTCAAAATGGCCTCGCAGAAATCCGCGTTAGGCATCCAATCACTCCACATGCGCTGGCCTTGGAATCCGCCCAGAATAGCGTTGCGCCCAAGGGCCGCCTCGTGGTAACCATCTTTGGCAAGAGCCTCGTTGCCGATCATGATGTCACGCATAATCATGCTCATTTTAACAACGGTGGCCAGTTCCTCTGCTTTTTGTTCCTCGCTGTGCTGCCAATCTGCCGGGTTTTTATCAAAGCCGATGGGGCACTTTTCTTTGGCCCATGCATAGGCCTTTTCAAACTCGGCCTTATCATACAGCTCCAACTTCAATCGGCGGCTCACTTCGCTCATATCCACCCATTCGGCTCGAATGCCGAAATAATCCTGCATAAACTGAGGGTCCAAGAAGCTGCCCATAATGCCCATGCTGACAGAGCCGATGCCAACATAAGCCTTGTTCCGCATCTGCCCCACTGCAACGGCACACTGGGCAAATCGTAGAATTTTT is a window from the Oscillospiraceae bacterium MB08-C2-2 genome containing:
- a CDS encoding helix-turn-helix domain-containing protein, which codes for MSKDEKVRLIHKLSDMGIMSMRGAAEAIMEKISISKTTLYRYLGESAK
- a CDS encoding peroxiredoxin-like family protein, encoding MPDFEYQTPFASGLKLSHTLRANRKTAILFLRYYGCPICQLDIQEIAQNYDQIVAEDTAILIVLQSSPDKLAAQLSLGELPFDIICDPNGALYSMLGIGKASATLGMLDFKTVGKIVKSSARGIKHGDYEGEELQLPALFVANREGQLLHVHYGKSAGDIPDSSQLAALLL
- a CDS encoding L-fucose isomerase, with the translated sequence MKQYPKIGIRPIIDGRQAVRSGLEEKTMQMARAAKELIEASVFYADGTPAKVVISDCTIGGGEEAARCAAQFAKEDVCATLSVTPCWCYGSETMDLDPLTIKAVWGLNATERPGAVYLAAVLSAYNQRRLPAYSIYGRDVQDADDPSVPADVAEKILRFAQCAVAVGQMRNKAYVGIGSVSMGIMGSFLDPQFMQDYFGIRAEWVDMSEVSRRLKLELYDKAEFEKAYAWAKEKCPIGFDKNPADWQHSEEQKAEELATVVKMSMIMRDIMIGNEALAKDGYHEAALGRNAILGGFQGQRMWSDWMPNADFCEAILNTSFDWNGKRAPLIFATENDSSNGISMLFANLLTGKASLFADVRTYWSPDAIERVTGWTPQDRAANGSIHMINSGSAALDATGASKDENGNGVMKKWWEMQDEDVDACLKATDWCPAALDYFPGGGFSSHFKTQAEMPLTMIRLNLVAGIGATIQIVEGWSVVLPDGVHQVLDQRTDPTWPTTWFTPRLTENGPCKDVYGLMAAWGSNHAAFAHGHVGADLVTLASMLRIPVSLHNLSEEALFRPHAWGAFGATDPVGADYRACALYGPLYE
- a CDS encoding FGGY-family carbohydrate kinase, whose protein sequence is MAANAKQHIEAGQTSLGIELGSTRIKAVLIDWNGTPLASGSFDWENQLINGMWTYSMDDVWNGLRHCYADLAEDVQKQYSTALSQIGSMGISAMMHGYLPFDCEGKQLAAFRTWRNTTTEQAAEQLTKAFAFNIPLRWSIAHLHQVVLDGEEHVAELSYLTTLAGYVHWQLTGEKVLGIGDASGMFPVDDATGGYSASMVDTYDRILAERGYSFKLEQVLPRVLTAGQSGGALTDAGARLLDPSGSLRAGIPFCPPEGDAGTGMVATNSVSSGTGNVSAGTSIFAMLVLDGPLSRMYPEIDLVATPAGRNVAMVHANNCTGDLDAWIKLFRQVLDLSGAQISKPRLYDLLYETALQGDPDCGGLLSYNYYSGEPITALEEGRPLFARLPDAAFNLPNFMRSILFSTMAVLRIGMDILTEQEKVRLTRMMGHGGLFKTERVGQQLMAGALNAPVAVMSGASEGGAWGIALLAAYLASGHASALPLEQYLQEQIFADTQVTCVEPMERDVQGFAEYLLRYRQGLAVQSAAVKHIR
- a CDS encoding RidA family protein — its product is MKIVSTPNAPCAIGPYSQGYVVGELVYTSGQLPTDPVSGNILEGIAAQTEQSCKNVGAVLQAAGSSFEQVIKTTCYIANMEDFASFNEVYAKYFTSKPARSCVAVKALPKGALCEIEAIAQVAD